The genomic DNA AGGGTCAACGAGATGGTGAGGTAAGAGAAATGAGTATAATGAGTATAATATATGACATGCCCGGGGAGGGTTTCGAACCCTCGGCCTCCGCATGTCCCAGGAGACGAGCGCCTTACTCGAATGCCCTATGAGTGCGGCGCTATGACCGGCTAAGCCACCCGGGCTCAGTTTACGAGAGGGGGCAGATGCACATTAAGGTTATCATATGCGGTGCATGTGCTCGAAGAGATCACGGTGCTGGACTATGATCTCGACCCCCTCGTCCTCGGCGGCGTCATTTAGGGCGTCACGGAGATCGTCGACCTGTGTTCCTTGGAGGCTCGCTATGAGTATCATTGTGAAGAAGCCGCTCGCGACCGTCTGAGATATGTCCTCTATGTTTACGTTGAGGTCGGCGAGGGTCTGTGTGACGGAAGCCACTATGCCCGGGTGGTCAGCACCTGTGACCGTCACGACCGCGTGTTCGTCCTTCTCCATGGATAGAGTTCACGGCGACGACATATAACGGTTTCCTCGGGTATCTGTCTTCTCCAGAGACGAACACACGAATAGGATACTTTTTACCCACATTTATAACCTGAAAGTATGCGGTGGTATTATATACCCTCCTTCTTGTAGAGGGTATTGGGTGGGGTTGACAATGGCACAGATTACAGCCGTACCAGCCGTGTCTACATCCTGGATCATGGCTCTTATCGGACTCGGGACTCTTTTTCTCGGACTCTCGGTGTACCAGACAGTCGGTGTACTCAGATCGGTCGACAGGGGAACCCCCCGGGAGAACTGCTGGAGAGCACTCCTAGTTCTGATGGTAGTATTCGTAGCCGGCTATCTCCGAGCCATGACTGTCGTAGCTACGGGATCGAGCTCTGTCTCGACACTCACGGCGTCTGTCTTCTTTCTCGGTGGCGTCTTCGTCTACCTCGTCGTAGTAACCAGCCGGAAGACTATAGACGAGCTCCACGACACGACCTACTCGCGCGACTACCTCTCGGGGATACTTGAGGCGATGGAGGAGAGTCTGATGGTGGTGTCTCGTGACGGCAGAATAACCCGTGTAAACGGAGCACTCGTGGATCTTCTGGGCTACACCGAGGACGAACTTCTGGACTCCTCGTGTA from Candidatus Afararchaeum irisae includes the following:
- a CDS encoding ACT domain-containing protein codes for the protein MEKDEHAVVTVTGADHPGIVASVTQTLADLNVNIEDISQTVASGFFTMILIASLQGTQVDDLRDALNDAAEDEGVEIIVQHRDLFEHMHRI